One genomic segment of Esox lucius isolate fEsoLuc1 chromosome 15, fEsoLuc1.pri, whole genome shotgun sequence includes these proteins:
- the cx34.4 gene encoding connexin 34.4 yields the protein MNWAFLQGLLSGVNRYSTAFGRVWLSIVFLFRILVFVVAAEKVWGDEQKDFSCNTAQPGCHNVCYDHFFPVSHVRLWALQLIFVTCPSLLVVMHVAYRDERERKHAEKYGEGCRKLYKDTGKKRGGLWWTYVLTLIFKIAVDATFVYLIFYIYEGYDFPNLVKCQEEPCPNVVDCFISRPTEKRIFTIFMVITSLACILLSFFEVLYLVGKRCKEGIVRMCKSRSSSRQTRQRATVNGKYEIGSNSLKLSSKDTLVPSYHVTMSY from the coding sequence ATGAACTGGGCTTTCCTTCAGGGCCTCCTCAGTGGGGTGAACAGGTACTCCACAGCGTTTGGCCGTGTGTGGCTGTCCATTGTCTTCCTCTTCAGGATCCTGGTGTTTGTTGTGGCCGCTGAGAAGGTGTGGGGCGACGAGCAGAAAGACTTCAGTTGCAACACGGCCCAGCCTGGCTGCCATAATGTCTGCTATGACCACTTCTTCCCCGTGTCGCATGTCCGCTTGTGGGCCCTACAACTCATCTTTGTCACATGTCCTTCTCTCCTGGTGGTGATGCACGTGGCCTACAGGGATGAACGTGAGCGTAAGCACGCTGAAAAATACGGCGAAGGCTGCCGGAAACTCTACAAGGACACTGGCAAGAAACGCGGTGGGCTGTGGTGGACCTATGTCTTGACCTTGATCTTCAAGATAGCTGTGGACGCCACCTTTGTGTATCTCATCTTCTATATATACGAGGGCTATGACTTCCCCAACCTCGTCAAGTGTCAGGAGGAGCCCTGCCCCAACGTAGTGGACTGCTTTATCTCTCGGCCCACAGAGAAGCGTATCTTCACCATCTTCATGGTGATTACCAGCCTGGCCTGCATCCTACTCTCCTTCTTTGAGGTCCTGTACCTGGTGGGCAAGCGCTGCAAAGAGGGCATCGTCAGGATGTGCAAATCACGCTCCTCCTCCAGACAAACACGGCAGAGAGCCACTGTCAATGGCAAGTATGAAATTGGGTCCAACTCGTTAAAGCTATCCAGCAAGGATACGTTGGTCCCATCATACCATGTAACCATGTCCTACTGA